A window of Mustela erminea isolate mMusErm1 chromosome 19, mMusErm1.Pri, whole genome shotgun sequence genomic DNA:
aagagataaaataatgaatcagCTATTCACAGAAAAGGATATttgagttcaataaatatttgaaaggtctaaatataaaacattttagatcTGATATAGGGAAGTGAGCTTTCATATCCGCTGGCCACATACCTCACAATGTCTAAAATCACGAGCATCTGCACCCTCATTTAAGGATTCAGAAACCAAATAAAGCTTTGTTGAGATATGCTAAATATTCTTCTCTGATACAGGCATCTATACTTGGCTTGACACTGTCAGAATATTAATCATGTTTTACAGTATGTATGAAGGGCCAGTCTCTCCTCAATCTGAAACCAAGCCAAatgtaggtgatttttttttcccagatgacGAGCCAATTATGTCAAGAattgactatttcttttgtttcttcactgCTTTCAGCATAGAGAATTtgtgtttgaaataaaaataaaaattttaaaattcccagcAAGTAAATGCTATGTATATACTGCTGGTTTTTATTATCTAAGTTAACATTGTGAGGAGAGGGTAAGCAAAGTATCATCTTAATTGTTTGGTTTGTGTATTAGTAAAGATAGTCTTCTATAAATGTTAGTATTTGGTCATAGACAATcaatttttaagttgtttctatAGGTCGTGTCCTTCTCCCATTTGattcttattttagagaaacaggaaaataaggCCAAAGAAGAATACAAAAGATAGCAACATATCTTAACAACCAGATTTGTTACCACCATATTTGCTTTCATTCTTTcgttttttaattaaagaaatgttaCAGATAAATATAACAATTCCATCTAAACCTCTCTCACTTCCACCAAGGCAACCAATGtcataaatgaatatatgacCAACACACAGTACTgttctttgcattattttattaaacttatACAAATGTTACATCTTTTCATtgtacattttgcttttttttctctcaatatttATATTGTGATCTAGGTACTATGTGTCAAATTTGTACCTTCTCTCTAAATACTGTATTCTATCATAACAATAATTACATGATATTAATCTATCCTTCTACTAATGAGAATCTGTTATGTCCAATTTAGTGTAATACAAACCACGATGAACATAGAGATGTGTATCTTCGTGCCCGTATCTGTGTGCAATACACCAAAATAGAAATGGCTATTTCATATTTATGTGTTCTTAGAGTGATCCAGTTACTCTAAAGTAATaaatctatttcattttcatcagagttttagaattttgctttttatattctaGTCTTCAGTcgatctggattttatttttatatatagtataaagtaGACAACTGTCATTTTTTGTTCAAATGAATCTTCTGTTTATTGAATAGGCCATTCTTTCTCCAATGACTTTTCAATAGCAATACCATACAAAAAATTTCCTTATCTCCTTTCTTCAATCCTTGTTTTGTTTccactgattcatttatttagcaagaACACATTGTTTAGATACCAGCTTTAAATATGTGATGCTATCTGGTAGactgtgttttctcttgtttttcactTGTTTCAGCTATTTGTAGTCCTTTATGTTCTCATAATCAGTTtgtgaaattcttaaaatttagtgAAAACTTAGAATGGAAGTACCTTAAAGATttgtgaatttatatttttgaaaatgtgttttcagtgttatttttctcagaatttcaGGTCCTACTTTATgtccttcaaaatgttttttgtaactttatatatatgtgtgtcttgTAATTGCTGTTGTGTTATCCTTAGACATTTTATATCAACACATTATCCAATTAACTATTTCCTGTATAGGAggatatttttatagtttcttccttccccaaaaatcttctttttcttgcttaacaTACTGGCTACAAAAGGAGCTCAACTGTAATGCTGATATGCTCGTAGCAgacatcttgtttcatattttaataagaatccTGAATAAGTATCAACAGAGGTCTACCAAGGTTTTTGATGTTCAACTTATTTGTTACACAATTTGTCACATATAAGAATTCTCATGTTTCACAATTGTGTGACTTCTTCAAAAGGCTTTCCACATTCATAGTTTTCTGCTCTAAAATCAATTATGTAATGTGAAAGGAGATGCTAATTCTGAAGGCTTTTCCATCTTCACAATATTCATAGTGTTTCTATTTCTACTGAGTATGAATTCTCTGGTGTCTAACAAGGTGTGACTTTTGGCTAAAAGCCTTACCACACTCATTACAATGATAAGGCTTCTCACCTGTATGTTTTCTCATATGAAGTGTAAGAGATGAGATTTGAgagaaggcttttccacatttaCTACAGTCAAAGGGTTTCTCACCTGTGTGACCTCGTATATGTATAGTAAGGGATGAGCTTTGGgagaaggcttttccacatttattacattcatagggtttctcaccTGTATGACCTCTCATGTGTACAATAAGAGAAGTTCTTTGAGAGAAagcttttccacattcattacataCATAGGGCTTCTCACCAGTATGACTTCTCATATGTAAATTGAGCAGTGAACACTGAgagaaggctttcccacatttaTCACATTCATAAGGCTTTTCTCCGGTGTGACTTCTCAGATGAAGAGTAAGAGATGCAATTTGAGAAAAGGCTTTACCACATTCATTACAATCATaaggcttctctccagtgtgaactTTCTGATGTgtaataaagttttgtttttgactGAAGGCTTtaccacattcattacattcatagggtttctctccagaatGAATTTTTTCATGGGCAATGAGATTTGATTTCTGGCTAAAGGCTTTGCCACATTCCTTACATATGtagggtttttctccagtgtgaattctctggtgtCTAACAAGATTTGACATCTGAAtgaaagctttcccacattcattacattcataaggtttctctctAGTATGAATCTTCTGGTGTGTAATGAagtttttcttgtggctgaagGCTTTTctacattccttacattcataaggTTTTTCACCAGTATGACTTCTCATATGTACAGTAAGGGCTGAACTTTGAGAGAAGGattttccacattcattacattcatagggtttctcaccTGTATGAATTCTTACATGTATAATAAGCATAGAAAACTGAgagaaggcttttccacatttaTCACATTTGTAAGGTTTTTCTCCTGTGTGACTTCTCATATGAAGTGCAAGGGATGCAATTCGAGGGAAGGCTTTACCACATTCATTACATGCATAAGGTTTCTCCCCAGTATGAACTTTCTGATGTGCAGTGAGGCTTTGCTTCTGGCTGAATGCTTTCCCACACTCATTACattcatatggtttctctccagtatgaatttttTCATGATCAATGAGATTTGATTTCTGGCTGAACgatttcccacattccttacatgcATAGGGTTTCTCCCCAGTATGGATTCTTTGATGTCTAATGAGATTTGACATTTTAAtgaaagctttcccacattcGTTACAATCATAAGACTGCTCCCTACTATGAATTTTATGATGTTTAATGAGTTTTTCCTTGTGGCTGAAAGCTTTTCTACACTTtttacattcataaggtttctctccagtatgaattctcagGTGTCTGATGAGGTCCAAAGTTTGACTGAATCCTTTCCCACAATGATTACACTTAAAGGGAGTTACTGCAAGATGGGATGGATTAATGCAAAATGATTTCATAGGTTCATTAAATTCAGAATGTTCCTTTCTTATAAGGATTCTATTATGATGACAGTCAAAATTATTATGTTCTAAACAATTTCCAAACAAGTCATATTCATAGAGATTGTGACTGGAAGGAAAAAAGTCCAAGTTAAGGGGAAATGCATTTGCAAATTTCTTATGACATTCATTGACTTTTTCTTCAGTCagtgtttttgtgtatttatcttcAAATTGTGTCAAAAGTCTGTCCTGGATTTTCTGATGCTCAATCCCCCACATTTCTCCTAAAACAGATTGCAAATAAATATCACTTGAAAAATTTTCCAAtattgtaaaatgaagaaaatttcagGAAATATGCTATCATGGGATTGATTCTTGGTTTATGGTTTAGTTCCCCATTATAAAGCAAATTTCAGGTGTGTAGATCTCCTATTTTTGAAGCTTTAGGAGATCCCAGGAAAAATATGAGTCGAGGAAAATAGGAATACAGATAGCTTTGATTGGGTTTAAAAATGGGATCTGAAACAAAACTGGATAAATAAAAGGGAGAGTGCAGAATGTacaaacaaagtaagaaaaaatgacagaggaagaaaataggaagttaattataaaactattttgtAGGACTCTATTAAAATAAGCTTTTACAAACTGCTtaacataaataattttctggaaaatgcaaattaccaaaactgacccTGTAAGAGGTAGAAAACCTGTATGAACCAACTTccacaaaataaagtgaaaaatatgaCAAAGCAATCCcataaaaacaaatccaaaaggcCCACAGAGATCCACATGGGAATTTGAACATTTAGGGGACATTTGCTTTCATGATTTGCAAAAACgttataaatatagaaaagagaatttcccatttttgtgtgtgtaaaatgtAACAATaccaaaacatgaaaaagataaccaaaaaaaacaaactacacaCCAACTTCACTTATGAATATCAATGTAAAAATTCTACCTAAAACATCAAAATaacccagaaggaaaaaaaaagtgacctcgAGAACATTAAATATGTTACATCATATTTGTGTAGGTTTTAAGGTACAGAAGTATGTTTTACTATTAGGAAaatctattttactattttttaactattttactatttttactatCTGTTTTACTATTAGAAAAATCTACTTCTAAAATCTAATCAtttccaaagatatttttaaaaatgataaaactaaacATCAATTTTCCACAATGAAACTTTCAAAAAATGGGAATACTTATTTAACTTGGGAAAAAGTACAGTGCAACTTCAACAGCActatatttaataagaaaaatctaCCCCCAGCCAAAAAAagcccaaaaaagaaaaatcccaaagcaCTGACATAATAAAAAGTACTATCAGCACTATTATTACAGTACTGTGTAGTGCCCTGAGacacaaaatcacaaaatgtGGAAAGGAAAGGTAAGATTAACATTTTTGTCAAGAATAAAACAATTTACATGCAAGatcaaaagtgaaaaattattataaaagtaaaaacatcattaaattcattatattttagaaattaatagtTTCAGTAACattcataaatacaaagaactatTTAGAAAACATAACAGAAGACTATACTTACAAtcacaacaaaaaatagaaaaatatgggaATTTAGTAAGATCCCaagattttcagaaaattaaaatgtgcaCACAGATTTGATCAAATGGAAAGGTGCTACAGGTTGAATTGTGTGTACTgcaaaaaagatatgttgaaatcctaattcccagtacctcagaatgtgaagTTAGTTGGAAAAAGATGCAATTAGTTAAAATCAGGTCATACCAGAGTAGGTAGCTCATAATGTGACTGGTGTTCTGACAGAAAGGATGCAATGTGAACAGACAAACACAGGGAGAACATAATGTGAGAATAAAGACACAGGCTGGCCTTGTGCCAttgcaagccaaggaatgtctAGGGCtaccagaagctgaaagagggaagaaaggatcCTTCCTCTATAGATTTCAGAGGGACATGGCCTGGCAACACCTTGATTtaggatttctagcctccagaactgtgagaataaattcctgttattctaagccacccagtttgtggtacttcattatggcagccctaggaaactaagaAAATCACATTGCTGGAAAAGAACATTCACCCACAAAAATGACGTTTATTCACAAGCTAACCTATCAatgtaatttcattaaaaatatttgaaaatacaggTTACATACAGCTCAAAGGAAAACAATGCTAGGGGTTACCACCTTAGGAAATGTGTAAGAGAAGAGCTATTTTTCAATATGTATCCTTTTGTACTTTAGAGTTTTTATACTATAAgcatgtattatgtattttaaaaagtaagtaaaattgtTCTGAGTACTGCACTAATAAAGTGAGAACAAACAATGGGCAGATAAAAAATCAAAGAGTTGGAACATAAAATTGGAAGAGCCTACTTAGCATGACTGGATAGGGAGTAGGTAAGGTGAGCAGAAGGGAAAACAACGAGGGAGAAATTAAGCTTAAATATGgtataataaatacatgaatttatTTCATCCAACCCCAAATCACACCAAT
This region includes:
- the ZNF569 gene encoding zinc finger protein 569 isoform X4, with protein sequence MSFAFSSPVYYQKEEMTESQGTVTFKDVAIDFTQEEWQQLDPAQRNLYRNVMLENYNNLITVGCPFTKPDVIFKLEQEEEPWVVEEEVLRRHYPGEMWGIEHQKIQDRLLTQFEDKYTKTLTEEKVNECHKKFANAFPLNLDFFPSSHNLYEYDLFGNCLEHNNFDCHHNRILIRKEHSEFNEPMKSFCINPSHLAVTPFKCNHCGKGFSQTLDLIRHLRIHTGEKPYECKKCRKAFSHKEKLIKHQKIHTGEKPYECNECGKAFIQMSNLVRHQRIHTGEKPYICKECGKAFSQKSNLIAHEKIHSGEKPYECNECGKAFSQKQNFITHQKVHTGEKPYDCNECGKAFSQIASLTLHLRSHTGEKPYECDKCGKAFSQCSLLNLHMRSHTGEKPYVCNECGKAFSQRTSLIVHMRGHTGEKPYECNKCGKAFSQSSSLTIHIRGHTGEKPFDCSKCGKAFSQISSLTLHMRKHTGEKPYHCNECGKAFSQKSHLVRHQRIHTQ
- the ZNF569 gene encoding zinc finger protein 569 isoform X1; the encoded protein is MSFAFSSPVYYQKEEMTESQGTVTFKDVAIDFTQEEWQQLDPAQRNLYRNVMLENYNNLITVGCPFTKPDVIFKLEQEEEPWVVEEEVLRRHYPGEMWGIEHQKIQDRLLTQFEDKYTKTLTEEKVNECHKKFANAFPLNLDFFPSSHNLYEYDLFGNCLEHNNFDCHHNRILIRKEHSEFNEPMKSFCINPSHLAVTPFKCNHCGKGFSQTLDLIRHLRIHTGEKPYECKKCRKAFSHKEKLIKHHKIHSREQSYDCNECGKAFIKMSNLIRHQRIHTGEKPYACKECGKSFSQKSNLIDHEKIHTGEKPYECNECGKAFSQKQSLTAHQKVHTGEKPYACNECGKAFPRIASLALHMRSHTGEKPYKCDKCGKAFSQFSMLIIHVRIHTGEKPYECNECGKSFSQSSALTVHMRSHTGEKPYECKECRKAFSHKKNFITHQKIHTREKPYECNECGKAFIQMSNLVRHQRIHTGEKPYICKECGKAFSQKSNLIAHEKIHSGEKPYECNECGKAFSQKQNFITHQKVHTGEKPYDCNECGKAFSQIASLTLHLRSHTGEKPYECDKCGKAFSQCSLLNLHMRSHTGEKPYVCNECGKAFSQRTSLIVHMRGHTGEKPYECNKCGKAFSQSSSLTIHIRGHTGEKPFDCSKCGKAFSQISSLTLHMRKHTGEKPYHCNECGKAFSQKSHLVRHQRIHTQ
- the ZNF569 gene encoding zinc finger protein 569 isoform X2, whose amino-acid sequence is MSFAFSSPVYYQKEEMTESQGTVTFKDVAIDFTQEEWQQLDPAQRNLYRNVMLENYNNLITVGCPFTKPDVIFKLEQEEEPWVVEEEVLRRHYPGEMWGIEHQKIQDRLLTQFEDKYTKTLTEEKVNECHKKFANAFPLNLDFFPSSHNLYEYDLFGNCLEHNNFDCHHNRILIRKEHSEFNEPMKSFCINPSHLAVTPFKCNHCGKGFSQTLDLIRHLRIHTGEKPYECKKCRKAFSHKEKLIKHQKIHTGEKPYECNECGKAFSQKQSLTAHQKVHTGEKPYACNECGKAFPRIASLALHMRSHTGEKPYKCDKCGKAFSQFSMLIIHVRIHTGEKPYECNECGKSFSQSSALTVHMRSHTGEKPYECKECRKAFSHKKNFITHQKIHTREKPYECNECGKAFIQMSNLVRHQRIHTGEKPYICKECGKAFSQKSNLIAHEKIHSGEKPYECNECGKAFSQKQNFITHQKVHTGEKPYDCNECGKAFSQIASLTLHLRSHTGEKPYECDKCGKAFSQCSLLNLHMRSHTGEKPYVCNECGKAFSQRTSLIVHMRGHTGEKPYECNKCGKAFSQSSSLTIHIRGHTGEKPFDCSKCGKAFSQISSLTLHMRKHTGEKPYHCNECGKAFSQKSHLVRHQRIHTQ
- the ZNF569 gene encoding zinc finger protein 569 isoform X3; this translates as MSFAFSSPVYYQKEEMTESQGTVTFKDVAIDFTQEEWQQLDPAQRNLYRNVMLENYNNLITVGCPFTKPDVIFKLEQEEEPWVVEEEVLRRHYPGEMWGIEHQKIQDRLLTQFEDKYTKTLTEEKVNECHKKFANAFPLNLDFFPSSHNLYEYDLFGNCLEHNNFDCHHNRILIRKEHSEFNEPMKSFCINPSHLAVTPFKCNHCGKGFSQTLDLIRHLRIHTGEKPYECKKCRKAFSHKEKLIKHHKIHSREQSYDCNECGKAFIKMSNLIRHQRIHTGEKPYACKECGKSFSQKSNLIDHEKIHTGEKPYECNECGKAFIQMSNLVRHQRIHTGEKPYICKECGKAFSQKSNLIAHEKIHSGEKPYECNECGKAFSQKQNFITHQKVHTGEKPYDCNECGKAFSQIASLTLHLRSHTGEKPYECDKCGKAFSQCSLLNLHMRSHTGEKPYVCNECGKAFSQRTSLIVHMRGHTGEKPYECNKCGKAFSQSSSLTIHIRGHTGEKPFDCSKCGKAFSQISSLTLHMRKHTGEKPYHCNECGKAFSQKSHLVRHQRIHTQ